The Maridesulfovibrio hydrothermalis AM13 = DSM 14728 DNA window GTTCAAATCGACCGTCCTGATAAATCCGAAGCCGTAATTTCAGGTCAGACTGTCCGTGCCCCCGCAGATATGCGACTGCCTAAACTGCTGGCTCACCTCATTCACGCAGGACTTGGCGGTATGGAAGGACTTGCCGGAATCCCCGGATCAATAGGCGGCTCAGTAGCCATGAACGCCGGATCATACGGAACCGATATGGCTGCTTCAGTAAAAAGGCTCAAACTCTGGACTCCGACCAAAGGGCTGTTCTGGAAAAATGCAGCAGACATGGAATGGGGATACAGACATTTTTCCCCCTTGACAGACGAATTCACTCTGGTCTGGGAAGCCGAATTTGAACTTTCCAGATCAACTGAAAACGTCGTCATGGAAAAGATAAAAGAGACATTCAGCAAAAAGAAAGCGAGTCAGCCGGTACTTCAAAAAACCGCCGGATGCGTTTTCAAAAACCCCGAAGGACACAGCGCGGGAAAACTGCTGGATGATGCTGGATTCAAGGGTAAAAACCTCGGAAACATGAGCTTTTCTGAAATGCATGCCAACTTCCTTATTAACAAGGGCGGCGGAAACGGAACAGATGCACTGGAGCTTATGTCATTGGCCGCAAACGCCGTTGCTGAAAAGTTTGGCGTAACTTTAATGCCGGAGGTCATAATACTGCGATGAGTGTAGCCGGATTAAATAAAAGCAGACTGGGCCTTAACAAGTCAGGGAAGAAAAAAAGCCGCAACACCAGCAAAAGGCGCAAGGCTGCATCTTCTCAGTCATTTTCACAGTTCATGTCCGCACTGGTGCGCAAGGCTTGCATCTCCGGTGTGTGCCTGCTGCTGCTTGCGGTTATTGGTGTAGGCTGCATGGCCGGATACCGCTGGCTTACAGCTCATACATATTTTGCACTGCATGATATCAAAGTTACCGGCAATCATCGACTGACCTACGGAGAAATCCTGTCCATCGCTGAAGTTGGACTGAACAAAAACAGTCTGGCCATAAACATAGGCGATGTTGAAAACAGACTCAGCAACAACAGCTGGATCAAATCTGCAACGGTTAAACGGCAATTACCGGACAAACTACAGATTCATGTGCGGGAGAAGAAACCGTATTTTATGGTCCGCCAGCATGATAAACTTTTTTATTGCGACAGCAGCGGAGAACTGATCACCCCGGTAGTTCCCGGAAAATTCAGCTCCCTGCCGTTTTTAAATATCGAGTCCGATGCAATGGACAAGGCTGCAATATTGCCGGAGTTCATGAGCATCTTAAGCAGAAGAGAGCTTCCCTTTGATCCGGGCCAGATTGCATGGATCGACATCAAAGGCGGCAACAGGATGGAAATTTTTATGGACGGTCTCGGCCTTAAAGTTTTGCTGAGTCTGGACAACTGGCATGAACAGCTTTCACACCTGAACACCGTTTGGAATGACCTCAAAAATAGGGGAGAGTTCAGGAATGTGGCGACCATATCCACTGCCAAAGGCAGAGTCTGGGTTGAAAAACGCAGCTCCGGAAACAGATCGCTGCAATAATATTGCCCCACTTTTAAAGGTGATGAGGAGAAAAAATTATGTCCAAATCTGATCTGATAGTCGGCCTTGATGTCGGCACCACAAAGATCTGCGCAGTAGTTGGAGAAGCAACTGCTGACGGCGTTGACATTGTCGGCATCGGAACGGCTCCATCCACGGGCCTTAGAAAAGGCGTTGTGGTCAACATCGAGCAGACAGTTCAGTCTATCAAGAAAGCTCTTGAAGAAGCTGAGCTTATGGCCGGATGTGAAATCCGCTCTGTCTACGCAGGTATTGCAGGCAGCCACATCAAAGGGTTCAACAGCCACGGTGTTATTGCTGTCAAAGGCGGAGAAGTAACCCAGAAAGATGTCGACAGAGTCATTGATGCAGCCAAGGCTGTAGCCATTCCGCTGGACAGGGAGGTTATCCATACCCTGCCGCAGGAATACATAGTTGATGACCAGCGCGGTATTGCCGATCCGCTGGGCATGGCCGGCGTACGTCTTGAAGTAAAAGTACACATCGTAACCGGGGCAGTAACCTCGGCCCAGAATATCATTCGCTCCTGCCATCGTTCAGGGCTTGATGTATCTGATATTGTTCTTGAATCACTGGCATCAAGCAAGGCTGTACTTTCTGAAGAAGAAAGAGAAATCGGCGTTGCCATCGTGGATATCGGGGGAGGTACCACGGATCTGGCAATCTTCGCTAATGATTCAATCAAGCACACATCCGTTATCGCTCTTGGCGGTAACAACCTGACTAACGACATTGCATTCGGGCTGAGAACACCTATGGGATCTGCGGAACAGATCAAAGTAAAATACGGTACTGCGCTTACTGATCTTGTCACCACAGACGAGACCATTGAAGTGCCATCCGTAGGGGGAAGAGATCACCGCAAGATGTCTAAACGGGTTCTGGCTGAAATATGTGAACCACGCTGTGAGGAAATCATGGCTCTGGTTGATCAGGAACTTGTACGCAGCGGTTACAAAAATATGATCGCTGCAGGAGTTGTACTGACTGGCGGAACTTCTTTGGTTAACGGTATGCAGGAACTGGCTGAGCAGATTTTTGATCTGCCTGTACGTATCGGCTACCCCGCTGGAATCGGTGGTTTGAAGGATGTTGTAAACAGCCCGAAATACGCAACAGCTGTAGGGCTGCTTATGTATGGAGCGGAAAAAGAAGGCAGCTCTGAGCAGGTTTTCCGTATCCGTGATGAAAATGTTTTCAACCGCATTCTGGGCAGGATGCGCAAATGGTTCTCTGACATAGCTTAAGGCAGAGCAGGTCAGATGAAGGCCTTTTCCGGCTCCGATCAACCGGAAAAGATAAAATTAACGAAAGTTAAAACAGGGGATTCTAAAATGATGATGGATTACATGGAAATTGAAAATGACGGTCAGGCAAAGATCAAGGTTATCGGTTGTGGCGGTGGCGGTGGTAACGCTATCAACAACATGATTCAGTCCGCTCTTTCCGGTGTTCGCTTTATTGCGGCAAATACAGATGCGCAGGACATTAATAAGTCTCTGGCAGAATACAAAATCCAGCTTGGCGACAAACTGACCAAGGGCCTCGGCGCAGGAGCCAACCCCGATATCGGCAAAAATGCCGCCATGGAATCTCAGGATCAGATTCGCGAGCTGGTCGGTGACTGCGATATGGTTTTTGTCACCGCAGGCATGGGCGGCGGAACCGGAACCGGCGCAGCTCCGGTTATTGCCAGCATTGCAAAGGAAGCTGGTGCACTTACTGTAGCCGTTGTAACCAAACCATTTTATTTCGAAGGCAAACGCAGACTTCTTCAAGCTGAAAAAGGCATTGAAGAACTCAGAACTGTTGTTGACGCTATCATTACCATTCCTAATGACCGTCTGCTTCAGCTTGCCGCTAAAAAAGCAGCTTTCTCCGAAATGCTGAAAAAGGCTGATGAAGTCCTCTACTACGGTGTTAAAGGCATTGCTGATCTGATCACAGTCCATGGTCTGATCAACCTTGACTTCGCCGATGTACAGGCTGTTATGTCCAACTCCGGACTGGCCCTCATGGGAACCGGCATTGCGAGCGGTGAAAACAGAGCGCGCGAAGCAGCTCTGCAAGCTATCACCAGCCCCCTGCTCGAAGATGTTTCCATTGAAGGCGCGAAAGGCGTGCTTATAAACATCACCTGCTCCCCTGACATGACTATTGATGAAGTCAGTGAAGCTGCAAATATCGTCCACGAAGAAGCGCACGAAGATGCACAGATCTTCTTCGGTACTGTTTTTGATCCCGATGTAGGCGATGAAATGCGTATCACCGTTATTGCTACCGGCATCGATACAGCTGACGACCAGAATGCTGCCCCGACAATGGAATCCCAGCCGCAGCAGTCACAGCCACAACCAGTGCGCCAGACTCTGACCCCCAGAGGCATGACTCCGAAGACTAAAGAGACTGGCAACGTACGTCACATCGGCAGCTCCCACGCTGAAGAAGACCGTTCTATCCCCGCATACCTGAGAACCGGAGCAAAGCCCCGGGACACAGCCGGCCACCCCGAGCCGGTGCACCAGCCGAAACAGGCCGCTGTAAACTCAGGCGGAGAAGAATTCATCTTTCACGATGATGATGATTTTGAAGTCCCCACTTTCATCCGCAAGCAGGCTGATTAGCTTCGCAAGCGTATGAACTTTAATGTGGAAACAGAGCGGACCATAAGATCCGGACCGGAAAAAAAGACATGTCAGTAACTGAAGATTTCTTCTATTACGGACTTGAAGACCCCATAGCGGAGGAAATCGGAGGCCGTCTGCCCACGGCACTGGTTTTCCCCGGCAGGAAAGGTGCGGGATTGTCAACCTTAGGCTGGCAGGCCGTATACAGACTGCTTGCACCGGACGCGGAGCTTGCTGTCGAGAGGTTTTTTCTAGGTGATCCCGGAAAACCGTCTGTTTCAATGGACAGTGATAAAGAACTGTCCGAGTTTCCCCTGATCGGCTTTAGCATCAATTTCGAGGAGGAGTATCTCCACCCCGTACGGATGCTGAAAGATTCGGGCGTTCCGCCTCTTACAGCGGAACGCCCGGACTTCCCGCTGGTTATGGCAGGAGGTCCAGTTGCATTCCTTAATCCCGCTCCCATCGCCCCCTTTTTTGACCTGTTCTGGGTGGGCGAAGCAGAATCAGGGCTTAAGGAACTATGCATAGAACTCAAGCGCCATATTTATAACGGAGGGACAAAAAAAGAATTTCTGGACCTGATTAAAGACCGGGATGGAGTTTATGTTCCCGGCATGACAAAAGGTCAGGTCCGCAGGGCGGTGCTTCCACCCGGCACAGTTGAAGACGGACATGGAGTTCCCCTGCTCTCGGCTCCTGCATATTCCTGCTTCATCAGTCCGGAAGCAGTCTTCAAAGACATGTTCCTTGTTGAGGTCAACCGCGGCTGCCCCTACGGATGCCGTTTTTGTGCTGCGGGATTCATTTACCGCCCTCCCCGTCATGCATCAATTGATCAACTCAAAGAGATTGTTGAACTTGCCGATCCGCCTAAAGTAGGGCTTGTCGGAACAGCTTTAACGGACTGGCCCGATCTCATCCCCTACATTGAATGGCTGAAAAAACGCAAAACCAAATTTTCACTTTCATCAGTTCGCGCCGACGGGTTAACTGAAGAACTGCTTAACATACTGCGCGCTTCAGGTGTTCGCACCGTGACCCTTGCACTTGAAGGAGCAAGCAAAAGGCTGCGCGATGCCACTAACAAGAATCTTGAAGAAGAAGATTTTCTTCGCGCGGTCGAACTTTGCGCAGCAAAGGGAGTCAACCACCTGCGGGTATACGTAATTGTCGGCTGGCCCGGTGAGACTGACGCAGACTATGATGAACTTGCTGAAATGCTGCGAAAAATGGATGAGGCCCGCAGCAGAGTGCAGGGTAAAAAGAAAAAACAGTTTATGCGTATCACTCTTGGTGCAAGCTGTCTGGTTCCCAAACCCTGGACCCCGCTGCAATGGACCGCCATGCCCACTGAAAAAGAACTCAAAGATGTGCTTGCCAAGGTTAAATCCCTGACCAAAAAGTATAAAGGGGTCGCATTTTCTGGAGATTCTCCATTTCAGGCCCGTTTGCAAGGCATTCTTTCCCGTGGTGATGAAAGCCTGTCTGAATTCATCACCATTGCGGCGGAAAAAGGCGGCTGGAAAAAAGCTTTCAAATTTTACAAAGGTAATCCAGAAAAATTCGTTGATGTTCCCCTCACAAAAGAATCACCACTTCCTTGGGATTTCATCAATACAGGGGTAAAAAAATCATACCTCTGGCGGGAATGGAAACGCTTTCAAGAAGGTTTAAAAACCCCGCCCTGCCCGCCATCAGGATGCTCAGATTGCAAATCCTGCGGCATGTATCAGTGGCTTGAAGAAAAATAATCACCAAAGGCCACTTGTGCAAAAATTTTGCACAAGTGGCCTTTTTCATCTCATATTCCTGATAATTGATTTACTTTTTCATAAACTCCCATGACCTATTGCACGCAAAGATGGCTCCGGAACCAATCTGATTGGAAAATGGATGCATTGCCGCTCAAATCTACCGGTACTTGTGCATTAATATGCCATAGCTGCACTTATTGTGCAGTAAATGCGCAGTATTTTGCAGCTCCTTTATCCAACTAATTCAGTATGTTTTACCAGTAAACACTGAAATCACTGACTATTCAGAAATGGCACAGCATATGCTTTAAGAAATTTCAAGAGGGCAGCAACAACCAACTATTACAGGAGACTCACATGAAGAAAAAAATAATACTCCCTGTTATCGCAATCCTTGTACTGGCCACGGCCGGAGCAGCTATGGCCCGCGGCGGTTATCAAAATGGAAAACAATACAGCAAAGGGCATATCTTCAGCCAACTGACCCCGCAAAAACAGCAGCAGGTAGAAGCGATATTTAATAAGTACGAAACAAAGCTCGAAACCATCAAAAGTCAAATGTGGGCTAAACGGACAGAACTCAACGCTCTTGTAAATTCAGGAAATGCGGACACAAAAACAATCAAAACTCTTGTTTCGGACATATCAGGCCTCAGAAATCAGAACTTCAGTCTCCGCAAGCAAATTTCCAGTGAAATTGAACAAGCAACTGGAATTGTAATGCCGGTCGGCGGACAGGGCATGCATCATAACAACAAAGGACACGGCAACCACAGGCAAGGCTACCGCAAAGGTGGCGGTTGCTGGAACTTTAACTCTTAACGATCTTATTCATCATCACTCCTTCCGCGTAACAGAAATACCCCCATTGGATAAGGGAGAGCCATTGTGGCTCTCCCTTTTTCTTTGCCTTTTTTAAAAGACCGCAGACTTTTGACAGGCAATCTTCCTCTCTGCGGAGCCAAGGCTTTCTTTATGACTCCCCTTTTCTGTTTCTTATTCTGAAAATATATCCTTTTGATGTGAGTATGCACTTCTTGTGCAAAATTTAGCGCAACGGATTGCACATAAATTAACATCCCTCGTGCACAAAAACGCATAACACACTGTCATTAAACACTTTTTAAATTTGGCACGGCACGTGCTTTAAGATAAACTGAGAGGGCAACAACATCTAACCACACCTGGAGATCATATGAAAAGAAAAACTCTGATCCCGATGATTGTCGTGCTTGTGCTTTCAATGGCTGCTGTTGCCATGGCGCGAGGCGGCTACCAGCAAGGC harbors:
- the murB gene encoding UDP-N-acetylmuramate dehydrogenase, with the translated sequence MTLELLHKPSMAKLTSLGIGGTARALARVRDEAGLDELARFIEKEGTGLIALGEGSNILADDGELNFAFVQIDRPDKSEAVISGQTVRAPADMRLPKLLAHLIHAGLGGMEGLAGIPGSIGGSVAMNAGSYGTDMAASVKRLKLWTPTKGLFWKNAADMEWGYRHFSPLTDEFTLVWEAEFELSRSTENVVMEKIKETFSKKKASQPVLQKTAGCVFKNPEGHSAGKLLDDAGFKGKNLGNMSFSEMHANFLINKGGGNGTDALELMSLAANAVAEKFGVTLMPEVIILR
- a CDS encoding cell division protein FtsQ/DivIB is translated as MSVAGLNKSRLGLNKSGKKKSRNTSKRRKAASSQSFSQFMSALVRKACISGVCLLLLAVIGVGCMAGYRWLTAHTYFALHDIKVTGNHRLTYGEILSIAEVGLNKNSLAINIGDVENRLSNNSWIKSATVKRQLPDKLQIHVREKKPYFMVRQHDKLFYCDSSGELITPVVPGKFSSLPFLNIESDAMDKAAILPEFMSILSRRELPFDPGQIAWIDIKGGNRMEIFMDGLGLKVLLSLDNWHEQLSHLNTVWNDLKNRGEFRNVATISTAKGRVWVEKRSSGNRSLQ
- the ftsA gene encoding cell division protein FtsA, with translation MSKSDLIVGLDVGTTKICAVVGEATADGVDIVGIGTAPSTGLRKGVVVNIEQTVQSIKKALEEAELMAGCEIRSVYAGIAGSHIKGFNSHGVIAVKGGEVTQKDVDRVIDAAKAVAIPLDREVIHTLPQEYIVDDQRGIADPLGMAGVRLEVKVHIVTGAVTSAQNIIRSCHRSGLDVSDIVLESLASSKAVLSEEEREIGVAIVDIGGGTTDLAIFANDSIKHTSVIALGGNNLTNDIAFGLRTPMGSAEQIKVKYGTALTDLVTTDETIEVPSVGGRDHRKMSKRVLAEICEPRCEEIMALVDQELVRSGYKNMIAAGVVLTGGTSLVNGMQELAEQIFDLPVRIGYPAGIGGLKDVVNSPKYATAVGLLMYGAEKEGSSEQVFRIRDENVFNRILGRMRKWFSDIA
- the ftsZ gene encoding cell division protein FtsZ codes for the protein MDYMEIENDGQAKIKVIGCGGGGGNAINNMIQSALSGVRFIAANTDAQDINKSLAEYKIQLGDKLTKGLGAGANPDIGKNAAMESQDQIRELVGDCDMVFVTAGMGGGTGTGAAPVIASIAKEAGALTVAVVTKPFYFEGKRRLLQAEKGIEELRTVVDAIITIPNDRLLQLAAKKAAFSEMLKKADEVLYYGVKGIADLITVHGLINLDFADVQAVMSNSGLALMGTGIASGENRAREAALQAITSPLLEDVSIEGAKGVLINITCSPDMTIDEVSEAANIVHEEAHEDAQIFFGTVFDPDVGDEMRITVIATGIDTADDQNAAPTMESQPQQSQPQPVRQTLTPRGMTPKTKETGNVRHIGSSHAEEDRSIPAYLRTGAKPRDTAGHPEPVHQPKQAAVNSGGEEFIFHDDDDFEVPTFIRKQAD
- a CDS encoding radical SAM protein encodes the protein MSVTEDFFYYGLEDPIAEEIGGRLPTALVFPGRKGAGLSTLGWQAVYRLLAPDAELAVERFFLGDPGKPSVSMDSDKELSEFPLIGFSINFEEEYLHPVRMLKDSGVPPLTAERPDFPLVMAGGPVAFLNPAPIAPFFDLFWVGEAESGLKELCIELKRHIYNGGTKKEFLDLIKDRDGVYVPGMTKGQVRRAVLPPGTVEDGHGVPLLSAPAYSCFISPEAVFKDMFLVEVNRGCPYGCRFCAAGFIYRPPRHASIDQLKEIVELADPPKVGLVGTALTDWPDLIPYIEWLKKRKTKFSLSSVRADGLTEELLNILRASGVRTVTLALEGASKRLRDATNKNLEEEDFLRAVELCAAKGVNHLRVYVIVGWPGETDADYDELAEMLRKMDEARSRVQGKKKKQFMRITLGASCLVPKPWTPLQWTAMPTEKELKDVLAKVKSLTKKYKGVAFSGDSPFQARLQGILSRGDESLSEFITIAAEKGGWKKAFKFYKGNPEKFVDVPLTKESPLPWDFINTGVKKSYLWREWKRFQEGLKTPPCPPSGCSDCKSCGMYQWLEEK
- a CDS encoding Spy/CpxP family protein refolding chaperone, with amino-acid sequence MKKKIILPVIAILVLATAGAAMARGGYQNGKQYSKGHIFSQLTPQKQQQVEAIFNKYETKLETIKSQMWAKRTELNALVNSGNADTKTIKTLVSDISGLRNQNFSLRKQISSEIEQATGIVMPVGGQGMHHNNKGHGNHRQGYRKGGGCWNFNS